The Dehalococcoidales bacterium region CCTTTGCCAGTAAAAAATTACAAGCACAACAACAAACGCAGAGTTTATTACTTCTGGGATCCGGTATTTCATTTTTAAAGATATCTGGTTATCATCAGGTTTGAAAGTTCATTAAGCATAACAAGCGTATGTTCAGCTGCTTCTTCAGTCAATGTTGAAAGTGAGCAACTTGGAGTGAGCAGGCTTTTTGAAGCCAATTGCTGAAAAGAAATTCCCTCTCTTGTAAATTGAGCCATGGTTTCTTCAAGGCGGTCCTTAAGGCTGGCGGGAGTCTCCCTGACAATTTCGGCTTCAGAATTGGGAACTATTCCCCAGGCGATCCCTCCGCCCCTGCTCAGCAACTGCTTTACTGCGTCTGGGTAAAGACTGAGGGTGTTTCCATATTGGTAGGCATCGAACGATAATATGTCCAGGTTAGTGGAGAGTACCAGCCCCCAGTCGGTATTGCCGCAGCAATGAATGCCTTTCAAGCCATTTAATTTACCAATTACTTCATTAATTAATTCTCTTGTCTTTTCTTGAGACAGGTTGAAAAATGCTGAACCATAACTGGACATGGCGGGTTCATCTACAAATATGATGGTGTTTTTGTTCAACTGGCTTAACGCTGCTTCCTGCCAGGCTGCACTCATCGCCAGCATACGTGCGGCGGCATCAGAAAGTATTTCATCATACAGGATAGATTTGCCGTTGTCGTCATTAATACCCAGGCACCAACTTATCGGCCCGGTTATTTGGCCTTTTACTGCCCATGAATGAATACCAGTCAAGCTCAAAAAACAATGGAGCCCGGCAGCGTATTCGACAGGAACGGCGTATCTACTATAATTGCCGGTTAGATATGCATCGTAGAGGCTCTCGAGAGACTTCTCAAGTTCATCTGAACGGCTAAAGGCTGCTTCTCCATCAACAATACTCAATCCGGGAAAACCTCTGGAAAACTGTATACTCATAGATTCCAAACTGGAACACCTGGGCAGCTGTGGCCAGGCAGGAATGTCTTTCAGATGGCGTGTTATCAAGTTACAGGCGGCATCAGCATCCACATGCGGCATGCTGCCGATTATGGTTGTTTTAAAGTTGTAATCGATATGACTCATTGCAGGTTTTATATTTCCAGATACTTGCTGGTAATAAGTTTAAGTTCTTCTATTCGTTGTTTCTTTATAACCTTTGGATCGGTTACTATTGCATTGCTCAGTGCGCTGGTGCAGCTGCATTTTTCTATCGAAGGCAGATTAGGTATCACCTGGCGAATTATTTCTTTTGAAACCTCCGTGTTTTGATGCAATGTCCTGAGTATCATGTCGACCGACACTGGCTCTTCGCTTTCATGCCAAGCATCGTAATCGGTGACACATGCAATCGTAGCATAGCAAATCCCGGCTTCGCGAGCCAGTTTTGCTTCAGGAAGAGCAGTCATGCCGATAACATGCGCACCCCAGGAGCGGTGTAGCATGGATTCAGCGCGGGTAGAAAAAGCCGGGCCTTCCATTACGATGTAAGTTCCTCCAAAGTGGATATTAACCCCGGTCTTTACGGCTGCATTAAAAACCGCTTCTGCAAGACTTTTGCATACCGGATCGGCAAAGGATATGTGGGCAACCAGTCCTTGTCCAAAGAAACTGCTCCGACGCTGGGTAGTTTTATCGATAAACTGATCTGGTATTACGATATCTCCCGGGTGAATCTCCTCCTTCAGGGATCCGACGGCGTTGAAAGCCAGTATTTGCTCAACACCAATCATTTTCAAAGCACAAATATTTGCCAGAGCTGGTATCTCCCCGGGTGAGAAATGATGCCCTTTGCCGTGCCTGGGCAAAAAGGCAACTCTTAACTGGCCTAGATCGCCGGTTGTTATAGTATCGCTGGGCTTACCGAAAGGTGTGGTAAGATCGAGGGTTTCTATGCTGCTCAAGCCCTCGATTTCATATAGTCCGGTACCTCCAATTATGCCAAGTTTGGCTGCTTGCATACTTAACCTCCAATCTAACCAGATTATATAAGACCATAATTAATGATTCAATTTTGCTGATGATTCAACAGTTGGCAGTGTGTAGATCATTTTATTATTGGCAGAGTGTAAACTCAGCAAGAAATATGGAAATAAGGCCAGGTTTTCGTCGCAAATTTGTCTATTGCGTCTAATTTGGCGGAGGCAGGTTAAAAAAGACGATCAGGATTATTCGAGCAGCGCAGCAATATCTTCGGCTTTTATAACACCTTTTTCAGTGATATAGCCGCTGATGAGGCTGGAAGGCGTTACATCAAAAGCAGGATTCAGGGCTCGGATATCAGGTGGAGCCGAAGGGTGAGATAGGAAATGAGTGACTTCTTCCGGATTTCTTTCTTCAATTATGATATCACGACCGGTTAAGGTTTTGGAGTCGAAAGTAGTGGTAGGTGCTGCTATATAAAATGGTATATTGTGGTTTTTGGCTAATACTGCCAGGGTGTAAGTCCCAATTTTGTTGGCAGAATCTCCGTTTAGGGCAATTCTATCGGCACCGGTAATTACCATATCCACCTTACCGAGCTGCATGAAATAACCGGCCATGGAATCAGTTATCAATGCAAAAGGGATGCCCTCGGCCTTTAGTTCGAAAGCTGTCAATCTGGATCCCTGCAGTAACGGACGGGTTTCGGTGGCGATTACGTTAATCTTTTTCCCCTGATGGAATGCATGTTTGATAACGCCGAGAGCACTGCCATATCCAGCTGTAGCCAACGAACCGGTATTGCAATGAGTAAGGATTGTGGCCTTGTCAGATATAATTTCAGCTCCTTGTCTGCTGAGCTCCAGGTCAGTCGTAGTCTGTTCTTGATGTATTTTAACGGCTTCCAATGTCAATTTCTCTCTGGCGCTGCCGGGAGTACTGCACTCAAGAGCAACCTGGCGCATCCTGATGGCCACTTGAAAAAGGTTTTGCGCAGTCGGGCGGGTAGATTTTATTTCCGAAATTGCCTGTTCAAGCTCAGTTAAAAACGAGGCCATTTCCGGAGTTTTTATAGCCAGGGCTGCTAGTGCTACTGCATACCCGGCAGCGACTCCAATGGCTGGTGCTCCACGTACGGCCAGCTCTTTGATAGCCTGACAAACATCTGTATAATCGCTGATTTCCAGGTGGCTTATTTCCGCCGGAAGCCTTCTCTGGTCCAGAATATGCAGGATATTGTTTTCAAAATAAAGCGGCTGCATGCATCAGGCTCTCATTTTGAGTCTGAAGAGGATAATACCTAAGCTGAAAGCAACTATAGCCCAAATGGTAAGTATAATGATGCTGTTAGACACAGCAGAAAATTCAGCACCGCGTATAATAACCATTCGGGCGGCCGATACAGCATGAGAATAGGGGAAAATATCTCCCAGAAACTGAATATAACCAGGCATAATCTCCCGTGAAAACCAGACTCCAGACAGGACTGCCAACGGCATAGATATTATCCAGCACAAAGGCTCAGCTTGATTTTCGCTCTTGGACAAAGCGGCTACTATCATACCGATACTGATGGAACAAATGGCTGTCAGGAAAAAAATCAGAAATGCCAGCGCGATGTTGCCAACTATGTTCATACCAAAAGCCATCCCCAGCAGAATGAATATAATAATTTGCACGATGGCCACTACCAGCATGCTGGCTGAATAGCCAGCAATAAATTCCCACGGGTAGGTCGGTGTAGCCAAAAGGCGAGACATGAAACCGGTTTCTTTATCATGCACCATTATCCGGGCTGATGTAGGTACCATGATCAGCAGGCCGAAGATTATAATGCCAGGTGCAATAAAATCTATCTGGCTCACTTCAGTCTCGACATTTATATGATGGGTGTGGATGGTAACCGGAATGTTGACCCTGGCGAAATTTCTGACTGCGACGTTGATGGTAGATATAATCTGGCTGGAAACAGTTAAATCACTTTCGTCGTAGACCAGTTCGAGTATTATATCGGGATCCTGGTTTTGCCAGTTCTTGTTTATTTCTTCTCCGAAGCCGGCAGGCACAACAAGGGCTGCTTTAATATCGCTGTTTTTTAAGCTTTCAGTAGCTTGCGTGTCGCTTTCGAAGGTGGCAATTTTAAGTATGGGAATATCAGATAGCACATCATTGATAAATTGACCAGATATTTCAGTTTTATCTTCATCGACTACGCCTATTGTGTAGGAAAGGTCGGAGTTGCCTCCAAGGGCAGCGCCAAACAACAGCATGAAAAGGAGAGGGAATGCAATTAAAAAACCCAAAGCTAGGGGATCTCGGTAAGTTTCTTTGGCGTTTCTTATTGCCAGGCTAACAAACCTCAAC contains the following coding sequences:
- a CDS encoding methionine synthase, whose protein sequence is MSHIDYNFKTTIIGSMPHVDADAACNLITRHLKDIPAWPQLPRCSSLESMSIQFSRGFPGLSIVDGEAAFSRSDELEKSLESLYDAYLTGNYSRYAVPVEYAAGLHCFLSLTGIHSWAVKGQITGPISWCLGINDDNGKSILYDEILSDAAARMLAMSAAWQEAALSQLNKNTIIFVDEPAMSSYGSAFFNLSQEKTRELINEVIGKLNGLKGIHCCGNTDWGLVLSTNLDILSFDAYQYGNTLSLYPDAVKQLLSRGGGIAWGIVPNSEAEIVRETPASLKDRLEETMAQFTREGISFQQLASKSLLTPSCSLSTLTEEAAEHTLVMLNELSNLMITRYL
- the mtnP gene encoding S-methyl-5'-thioadenosine phosphorylase encodes the protein MQAAKLGIIGGTGLYEIEGLSSIETLDLTTPFGKPSDTITTGDLGQLRVAFLPRHGKGHHFSPGEIPALANICALKMIGVEQILAFNAVGSLKEEIHPGDIVIPDQFIDKTTQRRSSFFGQGLVAHISFADPVCKSLAEAVFNAAVKTGVNIHFGGTYIVMEGPAFSTRAESMLHRSWGAHVIGMTALPEAKLAREAGICYATIACVTDYDAWHESEEPVSVDMILRTLHQNTEVSKEIIRQVIPNLPSIEKCSCTSALSNAIVTDPKVIKKQRIEELKLITSKYLEI
- the mtnA gene encoding S-methyl-5-thioribose-1-phosphate isomerase — encoded protein: MQPLYFENNILHILDQRRLPAEISHLEISDYTDVCQAIKELAVRGAPAIGVAAGYAVALAALAIKTPEMASFLTELEQAISEIKSTRPTAQNLFQVAIRMRQVALECSTPGSAREKLTLEAVKIHQEQTTTDLELSRQGAEIISDKATILTHCNTGSLATAGYGSALGVIKHAFHQGKKINVIATETRPLLQGSRLTAFELKAEGIPFALITDSMAGYFMQLGKVDMVITGADRIALNGDSANKIGTYTLAVLAKNHNIPFYIAAPTTTFDSKTLTGRDIIIEERNPEEVTHFLSHPSAPPDIRALNPAFDVTPSSLISGYITEKGVIKAEDIAALLE
- a CDS encoding ABC transporter permease, translating into MRFVSLAIRNAKETYRDPLALGFLIAFPLLFMLLFGAALGGNSDLSYTIGVVDEDKTEISGQFINDVLSDIPILKIATFESDTQATESLKNSDIKAALVVPAGFGEEINKNWQNQDPDIILELVYDESDLTVSSQIISTINVAVRNFARVNIPVTIHTHHINVETEVSQIDFIAPGIIIFGLLIMVPTSARIMVHDKETGFMSRLLATPTYPWEFIAGYSASMLVVAIVQIIIFILLGMAFGMNIVGNIALAFLIFFLTAICSISIGMIVAALSKSENQAEPLCWIISMPLAVLSGVWFSREIMPGYIQFLGDIFPYSHAVSAARMVIIRGAEFSAVSNSIIILTIWAIVAFSLGIILFRLKMRA